A stretch of the Uranotaenia lowii strain MFRU-FL chromosome 3, ASM2978415v1, whole genome shotgun sequence genome encodes the following:
- the LOC129751737 gene encoding melanotransferrin — translation MELILLSALLSLQLCFVWGQHNFDDVELSQELVWCVTSEPELYKCRNFTVALERDRALFDNYFMDVSCHFAFDQDECMQLIDDGKAHAMTLDAGEVYTGGRHHSLVPIMQEGYDGGFTQYFAVAVVKKESLRDVTNLRHLKGKKACFAWVGSHAGWTIPIYTLQREGGMEITDCNNHVKTATDYFGSSCAVNALIDKYNPIGDNSDRLCELCTGKVNGQRCTPKDPYAGFEGAFRCLLEAGDIAFVKHTTVNEMVDSGLIHGVTVEQFELLCKDGTRQPISEYRQCNWGQVQSHALVVSSARTTAERRRYKKFFTQAVNLYSTKSKRQTNGTSTDERFRNTGDRFNSNTRYDNGRNEDRYYAGNRFFTSTTTDRYGFNRDLNDIQNNDTQFYEQFDLFESRRYGKQLNLMFQDTARYLAPIEENNQNFQSYLGGALKQIYDVRACPVNRMMLCVTSEPEMEKCIKMRTALKAQLIKPDMHCLKAHSHIDCMRHVNSGQADVAVFDASDVYTAGLKYDLLPFMSEIYDLGRPEYYVVAVAKEEDPDTELTYLKNKYTCHSGVNTAAGWVYPMAYLISNGWIRPYGCDSIRAAAEYFTKSCVPGAISNEYNTGVPYDNLCDLCHGSSFRYCRRDASEDYYGNTGAFRCLVEGGGHVAFVKHTTVLENTGGKRREWWARNTLPDDFELLCPDGTRAEINEYKRCNLGKVKSNAIVTRGGQNYNATQLNAYINLFTYAQQFYGRRDADEFSFSLFYSNPPYHDLIFSDATRELRLVPRDKRWFDAYLGQDFLRARRITDCHAGGSVLKLHFKSFVILVIASILHRNM, via the exons ATGGAGCTGATACTACTGAGTGCCTTATTGTCACTACAATTATGTTTTGTGTGGG GACAACATAACTTTGACGATGTAGAACTTAGCCAGGAATTGGTTTGGTGCGTTACTAGTGAACCAGAGTTATACAAATGCCGGAACTTCACAGTCGCTCTAGAGCGTGATCGCGCTCTCTTTGACAATTATTTCATGGATGTAAGTTGTCATTTTGCGTTCGATCAGGACGAATGCATGCAACTTATAGATGATGGTAAAGCACATGCCATGACCCTAGACGCTGGAGAGGTATACACGGGTGGACGACATCATTCTCTAGTACCTATTATGCAAGAGGGCTACGATGGTGGTTTTACGCAATATTTTGCTGTGGCTGTCGTTAAAAAAGAATCTCTCAGAGATGTGACAAATCTCAGGCATTTGAAAGGTAAAAAAGCTTGTTTTGCATGGGTTGGAAGTCATGCCGGGTGGACAATTCCTATTTACACG CTTCAACGGGAAGGTGGCATGGAAATAACTGATTGCAATAATCACGTGAAAACAGCAACAGACTATTTTGGATCTTCATGCGCCGTGAATGCTTTGATCGATAAATATAATCCAATTGGTGATAATTCTGACAG ATTATGTGAACTCTGTACTGGGAAAGTTAACGGACAAAGATGTACTCCTAAAGATCCGTATGCTGGATTCGAGGGTGCTTTCCGTTGTCTTCTGGAAGCTGGGGATATTGCCTTCGTAAAGCATACTACAGTAAATGAAATGGTAGACAGTGGCCTAATTCATGGTGTAACAGTAGAACAGTTCGAATTGCTTTGCAAGGATGGAACCAGGCAACCCATTTCCGAATATCGCCAATGCAACTGGGGACAGGTACAGTCGCACGCGCTTGTTGTTTCTTCAGCTAGGACAACTGCAGAGAGAAGGAGATACAAAAAGTTCTTTACGCAAGCCGTTAATTTATATTCTACTAAATCGAAACGCCAAACCAATGGCACATCTACAGATGAAAGGTTTCGTAATACTGGCGATCGTTTCAATAGCAATACGCGATATGACAATGGTCGAAATGAAGATCGATATTACGCAGGGAATCGTTTCTTTACCTCAACAACAACTGATCGATATGGTTTTAACCGTGACCTCAACGACATACAAAACAATGATACACAATTTTACGagcagtttgatttatttgaatcCAGACGATATGGGAAGCAGCTGAATCTCATGTTTCAGGATACTGCTCGGTATTTGGCTCCTATCGAAGAGAATAACCAAAATTTCCAAAGCTATCTAGGTGGGGCGTTAAAGCAAATCTACGATGTAAGAGCTTGTCCTGTTAATCGGATGATGCTTTGTGTTACTTCAGAGCCagaaatggaaaaatgtattaaaatgcGG ACTGCTCTAAAAGCTCAACTTATTAAACCGGATATGCACTGTTTGAAAGCTCATTCACACATAGATTGTATGCGCCACGTCAACTCTGGGCAAGCGGATGTAGCTGTATTTGATGCAAGCGATGTCTACACTGCAGGCCTAAAGTACGACCTTTTGCCTTTCATGTCGGAAATATATGATCTTGGTCGTCCAGAGTACTACGTAGTAGCAGTTGCTAAAGAAGAAGACCCTGATACAGAATTAACAtatctaaaaaataaatacaccTGCCATTCAGGAGTAAATACGGCTGCAGGTTGGGTCTACCCAATGGCATATCTCATTTCGAATGGTTGGATTCGTCCATATGGCTGCGATAGTATTCGGGCAGCCGCAGAATATTTTACTAAATCTTGTGTTCCTGGAGCGATAAGTAATGAGTATAACACAGGTGTGCCTTATGACAATCTATGTGATTTGTGTCACGGAAGTAGTTTTCGTTACTGCCGACGGGATGCTTCTGAAGATTATTATGGAAATACTGGAGCCTTTAGATGTCTTGTTGAAGGTGGAGGACACGTGGCATTTGTGAAACATACTACTGTGCTGGAAAAtactggtggaaaaagacgagaATGGTGGGCTAGAAATACTCTGCCTGATGATTTCGAACTTTTGTGCCCTGATGGAACTAGAGCTGAAATTAATGAGTATAAACGATGTAACTTGGGTAAAGTCAAATCCAACGCTATTGTTACTAGAGGAGGACAAAATTATAATGCCACTCAATTGAACGCATATATTAATTTATTCACGTATGCACAACAGTTCTACGGCAGAAGAGACGCTGACGAGTTCAG TTTTAGTTTGTTTTACTCCAATCCTCCTTATCATGATTTGATATTTTCGGACGCAACACGAGAGCTTCGATTGGTACCCCGAGATAAACGTTGGTTCGATGCATatttaggccaagatttcttaCGAGCTCGTCGAATTACTGATTGCCATGCAGGTGGGAGCGTGTTAAAATTGCACTTTAAAAGTTTCGTAATTTTAGTGATAGCATCGATTCTCCATAGAAACATGTAg
- the LOC129755241 gene encoding kelch domain-containing protein 10 homolog produces the protein MKILILLLCRLLIRIVYFLNKFINVRKLQQFLEYLDACEELLEDMNSKSGSRRDSAIGEYTFRPFEVKRIKHKKSSAGSTPYARSGHRIVCNDSAVFCFGGFNPVNDEDESSCLFQELWKFNMITKEWTLLMGASDDLPHELASNAMAMHGDNLIIFGGTGYPFGLQCSNRLYVYQSRKKSKEVTEVEVRGDLPPAQYGQAILYHDGHLYTIGGTEGFDYTCDVFRLNIVTRTWECAYACKPNVREDPPGRYRHEIAFDGERIFIIGGGTSDSVFSLATIPTYDLKENVWSYTETKRDPSLPPPGVPAARKCHSCVQYHTDNGIEIIVAGGYAGRSHFGDIWKLNLSTFEWRLMQKSSLPYPLFFHDAASSSAGCMYIFGGIKFSRNARVTQMRTNVVFKTWMTIPKLSEICWEAMLHYYPGLPEVKRESLLELGIPIKFVQRVHDI, from the exons atgaaaattttgattttgctgTTGTGTAGATTATTGATTCGAATTGTGTACTTCCTAAACAAATTTATCAACGTGcgtaaattgcaacaatttctAGAATATTTAGATGCTTGTGAAGAGCTGCTTGAGGACATGAACAGTAAAAGTGGTTCTCGGAGAGATTCCGCAATTGGGGAGTACACGTTTCGACCATTCGAAGTCAAAAGAATCAAACACAAAAAGAGTTCTGCCGGATCTACTCCTTACGCACGGAGTGGCCATCGTATAGTTTGTAATGATTCAGCTGTGTTCTGCTTCGGAGGTTTTAATCCAGTCAACGATGAGGACGAGAGCTCTTGCTTGTTTCAGGAGTTGTGGAAGTTTAATATGATTACAAAAGAATGGACCCTACTAATGGGGGCGAGCGACGATTTACCTCACGAATTGGCCTCGAACGCAATGGCAATGCACGGGGATAATTTGATA ATTTTCGGTGGAACAGGATATCCATTCGGACTTCAATGCTCCAATCGGTTGTACGTTTatcaatcaagaaaaaaatctaaagaggTGACGGAAGTAGAAGTAAGAGGAGACTTACCACCGGCTCAATACGGACAGGCCATCCTCTATCACGATGGTCATTTATACACAATAGGTGGTACAGAAGGTTTCGACTACACATGCGACGTATTCAG aCTGAATATTGTCACAAGAACCTGGGAGTGCGCCTATGCGTGCAAGCCAAATGTCAGAGAAGATCCTCCTGGCAGATACCGACACGAAATAGCATTCGACGGAGAACGGATATTTATTATAGGTGGTGGAACGAGCGATTCTGTGTTCAGTTTAGCAACAATTCCAACGTATGACTTAAAAGAAAATGTGTGGTCTTATACTGAAACGAAAAGAGATCCAAGTTTACCACCACCCGGAGTTCCGGCTGCCAGAAAATGTCACTCTTGTGTTCAGTACCATACCGATAATGGAATAGAAATAATCGTAGCCGGAGGCTATGCTGGACGATCTCACTTCGGAGACATTTGGAAACTAAACTTATCAACGTTCGAATGGCGCTTGATGCAGAAATCATCTTTGCCATATCCTTTATTTTTTCACGATGCTGCATCAAGTAGTGCTGGGTGCATGTACATTTTTGGAGGAATTAAGTTTAGCCGTAATGCACGAGTTACTCAGATGAGAACCAATGTAGTCTTTAAAACCTGGATGACTATTCCCAAACTAAGCGAAATTTGCTGGGAAGCGATGTTGCATTACTATCCAGGGCTACCGGAAGTGAAAAGAGAATCTCTGCTTGAATTGGGAATTCCAATAAAGTTTGTACAGAGGGTTCATGATATCTAA